One region of Syntrophales bacterium genomic DNA includes:
- a CDS encoding cytochrome c3 family protein encodes MIDEQCKWKKVTGSWIILISLIFTPFSLAYSASDESCMECHSDKQMTTKREGKTVSLFVDLKKYSTSSHGKVGCTGCHPEADVKDFPHPEKLAPVNCGSCHDDADKEFKAGIHGKALAKKEPHAPTCIECHGNHYILSNRNPRSLTYKINIPSLCGKCHREGAPVARMYDIPEKNILDNYSESIHGVGLLKKGLLVTAACADCHGNHRILPHTDPKSQTNPHNIAQSCMVCHSNIEGVHSKIIQGELWEKKPGAIPACSDCHRSHKIRKDSMTTGLADNDCLKCHGKNSLNKVVGGKKFSLHVEVKTLQDSAHKNIPCVKCHTDVSPTHKRPCDTAENVNCSSCHAEVGKEYVQSAHGRAHALNKKDAPFCTSCHGTHSVLPAKNTKSPVYRGNIPQLCGSCHGAKGKAAEFSKVGNGNVVVDYSTSVHGVALEKKGLLVAAVCSDCHGKHLNLDHKDEHSTINRKNVSATCGTCHVGIYKQFVKSVHSPTVSKSKEKLPICEDCHSSHQITRVEKNKFVTEVTSQCGKCHKELAKTYLDTAHGKSYLLGSNKVAKCSDCHGAHEILTVNNPNSTVGFKNVVKTCRQCHPNANRRFTDYLTHSTHHDKVKFPVLFYTFRAMSLLLIGTFGFFGLHTLLWIPRSFARMRAKRREYEADAIKDHRYVERFNNYHRISHLVLVVSFLALAITGMALKFSDMAWARFIANLMGGAAVAARIHHFSAVVMFGLLFSHVYYLIKLKIKNKTPLKEFILGKDSMLPNSQDLKDFIATIKWFAGKGPRPQYGRWTYWEKFDYLAVFWGVPVIGLSGLILWFPEISSLIFPGWLVNVAAIIHSDEALLATGFIFTVHFFNTHLRPEAFPMDPVIFTGVIPAEECREERPRSYEEAEAKGQFEEKLVTKELSPDFMKAVYSFGFFFLFLGVSVVLLIIYTVLFG; translated from the coding sequence ATGATTGATGAACAATGTAAATGGAAGAAAGTGACGGGGAGCTGGATTATTCTTATTTCATTAATCTTTACCCCATTCTCGCTGGCCTACTCAGCTTCGGATGAGAGCTGCATGGAATGCCATTCCGATAAACAGATGACAACAAAACGAGAAGGTAAGACCGTTTCCCTTTTTGTTGATCTTAAAAAATATTCAACGTCAAGCCACGGCAAGGTAGGCTGCACCGGATGCCATCCTGAAGCTGATGTCAAGGATTTCCCCCATCCGGAAAAATTAGCGCCGGTGAATTGCGGCAGTTGTCATGATGATGCGGACAAGGAGTTCAAGGCAGGAATCCACGGGAAGGCATTGGCAAAAAAGGAACCGCATGCCCCTACCTGTATTGAATGCCATGGCAATCATTACATTTTATCGAACAGGAACCCGCGTTCTCTTACCTATAAAATCAATATTCCCTCCCTCTGCGGTAAGTGTCATAGAGAAGGAGCGCCGGTTGCGCGCATGTACGATATTCCCGAAAAGAATATTCTGGATAATTATTCCGAAAGTATCCACGGTGTGGGTCTTTTGAAAAAAGGGCTTTTAGTGACTGCCGCCTGCGCGGATTGCCATGGGAATCACCGCATTCTTCCCCATACAGATCCAAAATCGCAAACCAACCCGCATAACATTGCCCAGTCATGCATGGTTTGTCATTCAAACATAGAGGGAGTGCATTCCAAGATTATTCAGGGGGAGTTGTGGGAAAAGAAGCCCGGGGCGATTCCCGCCTGTTCTGATTGTCACCGTTCGCACAAGATACGTAAAGATTCTATGACAACAGGTCTTGCCGACAATGACTGTTTGAAGTGCCATGGAAAAAATTCTTTAAACAAGGTTGTGGGCGGTAAGAAGTTTTCGCTTCATGTAGAAGTGAAGACATTGCAGGATTCCGCCCATAAAAACATCCCCTGCGTCAAGTGCCATACCGACGTCAGCCCAACCCATAAAAGGCCCTGCGATACAGCGGAGAATGTTAATTGCTCAAGTTGCCATGCCGAGGTGGGCAAGGAATATGTTCAGAGCGCGCACGGACGCGCCCATGCGCTGAACAAGAAAGATGCCCCTTTCTGCACATCTTGTCACGGGACCCATAGCGTTTTGCCTGCCAAAAATACCAAATCTCCCGTTTATCGTGGCAACATTCCTCAACTATGCGGTTCCTGCCATGGGGCGAAAGGAAAGGCGGCCGAGTTTTCAAAGGTAGGAAACGGCAATGTAGTCGTTGATTACTCGACAAGCGTTCACGGGGTGGCGCTTGAGAAAAAGGGGCTCCTGGTTGCGGCGGTGTGTTCGGATTGTCACGGCAAGCACCTGAATCTGGATCATAAAGACGAACACTCGACAATCAATAGAAAGAATGTATCGGCAACCTGCGGAACCTGCCATGTGGGAATCTACAAGCAATTTGTCAAAAGCGTCCACAGCCCTACCGTCAGCAAGTCAAAAGAAAAACTCCCGATCTGTGAGGATTGCCATTCCTCGCATCAGATAACGCGGGTTGAAAAGAACAAGTTCGTAACCGAGGTTACCAGTCAGTGTGGGAAGTGTCATAAAGAACTCGCCAAGACGTATTTGGACACGGCTCACGGCAAGTCTTATCTTTTGGGGTCTAATAAAGTGGCAAAATGCTCTGATTGCCACGGCGCTCATGAAATCCTGACGGTCAACAATCCCAATTCAACTGTCGGCTTTAAAAACGTGGTAAAGACGTGCCGGCAGTGTCATCCGAACGCCAACCGGCGTTTTACCGATTACCTGACCCATTCCACCCATCACGACAAGGTGAAGTTTCCAGTTCTCTTCTATACCTTTAGGGCAATGAGCCTGCTTCTTATAGGTACCTTCGGGTTTTTCGGGCTCCACACATTGTTGTGGATTCCCCGCTCCTTTGCGCGGATGCGGGCAAAAAGAAGGGAGTACGAGGCCGATGCCATCAAGGATCATCGGTATGTGGAGCGTTTCAATAATTACCATCGTATTTCACACCTTGTTCTTGTCGTCAGCTTCCTGGCACTGGCCATTACCGGCATGGCCCTGAAATTTTCCGATATGGCGTGGGCGCGGTTTATAGCAAACCTGATGGGGGGAGCTGCTGTGGCGGCTCGGATTCATCACTTCTCGGCGGTAGTTATGTTCGGTCTGTTATTTTCGCATGTATATTATTTGATAAAATTGAAGATTAAGAACAAAACGCCGTTAAAAGAATTTATCCTGGGGAAAGACTCCATGCTGCCCAATTCCCAGGATTTGAAGGATTTTATCGCTACCATAAAATGGTTTGCCGGGAAGGGGCCGAGACCCCAGTATGGACGCTGGACGTATTGGGAAAAATTTGATTACCTGGCTGTTTTCTGGGGGGTTCCGGTGATCGGTTTATCCGGTTTGATTCTCTGGTTCCCGGAAATTTCCAGTCTCATTTTCCCGGGGTGGCTGGTCAATGTTGCGGCGATTATTCACAGTGATGAAGCCCTTCTGGCGACAGGTTTTATTTTTACGGTTCATTTTTTCAATACCCATCTTCGTCCGGAGGCATTTCCGATGGATCCTGTTATCTTTACCGGGGTAATCCCGGCGGAAGAGTGTCGCGAAGAAAGACCGCGCAGCTATGAAGAAGCGGAAGCAAAAGGGCAATTCGAGGAAAAGCTTGTTACTAAAGAGCTTTCGCCCGATTTTATGAAGGCTGTCTATTCTTTTGGTTTTTTCTTCTTGTTTTTAGGAGTGTCGGTTGTTCTGTTGATAATATACACGGTCCTGTTTGGATAG
- a CDS encoding ATP-binding protein — MFKRVQRIANSIGAKFFVLLVFLLIVSFGIIIYLNVYFLNNFFRQAVVHDAVKVSNLIKRATYYSMLENRRSDLTNTIANIGKESEFRGIRIYNKIGVIAFSDRPEDVGKVADKRAEQCYVCHAEEPAKGVVPTKDLTRTFTSSDGSRVLGLISPIENSPECFNAACHAHSPKDGLLGILDVKLSLKDGDGRIAATRNRMLIYSALLILITVLVKGYFVRRMIHNPIKKLNNATDEVANLNLDHKVEVNSRDEFGNLAKSFNKMTSELKDANQAVKNWYTQLEDRVREKTLELERAEAQLIMAEKMASMGELSAMVAHEINNPLSGILSYAKVSSRYLERGDNDPEALEAVRKNLAFISEETKRCGNIVKSLLIFSRRGSGDFKEEHLNGIIENSIMVIDHSVKMKELHLVKDMEEGDDLISCDAGGIQQVFVALIVNAIEATPSGGTITITTDCTTLKESVVVTVSDTGKGIPDTIFPHIFEPFVSTKAKGTGLGLAMVYGIVQQHGGSIDVKTVADEGTVFTVSLPRNPPSRS; from the coding sequence ATGTTTAAAAGGGTGCAGCGAATTGCCAATTCCATTGGCGCAAAGTTTTTTGTTCTCCTCGTTTTTCTGCTGATAGTTTCCTTCGGAATTATCATATATCTGAATGTCTATTTTCTGAACAATTTCTTCCGTCAGGCCGTAGTTCATGATGCCGTCAAGGTTAGCAACCTGATAAAAAGGGCTACTTACTACAGCATGCTGGAGAATCGCCGTTCCGATCTGACAAATACGATTGCAAATATCGGGAAGGAAAGTGAGTTCAGAGGGATCAGGATCTATAACAAGATAGGGGTGATTGCCTTTTCAGACAGACCGGAGGATGTTGGCAAGGTTGCGGATAAAAGGGCGGAGCAGTGCTATGTTTGTCACGCGGAGGAGCCGGCGAAAGGGGTTGTCCCGACCAAAGACCTGACGCGAACATTCACCTCCAGTGATGGATCACGTGTTCTGGGGCTTATCAGTCCGATCGAGAATTCGCCGGAATGTTTCAATGCCGCCTGCCATGCCCACTCCCCGAAAGATGGCCTGCTGGGGATTCTGGATGTTAAATTGTCGCTGAAGGATGGGGATGGGAGAATTGCGGCAACACGTAACAGGATGCTCATCTATTCGGCTTTGCTGATCTTGATTACCGTTCTGGTAAAGGGGTATTTCGTCCGCAGGATGATCCATAATCCTATCAAAAAACTGAATAATGCAACCGATGAGGTAGCCAATCTTAACCTTGATCATAAGGTCGAGGTGAATTCCCGTGATGAGTTTGGCAATTTGGCTAAATCCTTCAATAAGATGACTTCTGAACTCAAGGATGCGAACCAGGCCGTTAAAAACTGGTACACGCAACTCGAAGACAGAGTAAGGGAGAAGACACTGGAGTTGGAGAGGGCAGAGGCGCAGTTGATCATGGCGGAGAAGATGGCTTCGATGGGGGAGCTGTCGGCGATGGTTGCCCATGAGATAAACAATCCACTTTCAGGGATTTTGTCCTACGCCAAGGTTTCGTCCCGGTATCTTGAGCGGGGCGATAATGATCCTGAGGCGTTGGAGGCGGTAAGAAAGAATCTCGCTTTTATCAGCGAGGAGACGAAGCGGTGCGGCAATATTGTAAAGAGCCTGCTGATATTTTCTCGCCGTGGTTCCGGCGATTTTAAGGAAGAGCATTTAAACGGAATCATCGAGAACAGCATTATGGTAATAGACCATAGCGTCAAGATGAAGGAGCTCCACCTGGTTAAGGATATGGAAGAAGGGGATGATCTGATCAGTTGTGATGCCGGGGGCATTCAGCAGGTTTTTGTGGCGCTGATCGTCAACGCTATCGAGGCGACGCCCTCCGGTGGGACGATCACGATAACAACCGACTGCACGACCCTCAAAGAGAGTGTCGTGGTTACTGTTTCCGATACCGGCAAGGGTATTCCCGACACGATTTTTCCCCATATCTTTGAACCGTTTGTCTCGACTAAAGCGAAGGGCACCGGGCTGGGGCTTGCCATGGTCTATGGCATTGTGCAGCAGCACGGAGGTTCTATTGACGTCAAAACAGTTGCGGATGAGGGGACAGTTTTCACTGTATCTTTGCCCCGCAATCCTCCCTCCCGAAGCTGA
- a CDS encoding HAMP domain-containing histidine kinase, which yields MVTRIKRIANSIGVKFFILLVFLLIIAFGVIIYVNVYLLTDHFRIDAVSNAVKVSNLIKRATYYSMLENRRSDLTNTIVNIGKEQEFRGIRIYNKIGVITFSDKPEEVGKVADKRAEQCYVCHAEEPAKGVVPTKDLTRTFTSSDGSRVMGLISPIENSPECFNAACHAHAPQDGLLGILDVKLSLKDGDGRIIVTRNKMILYSALLILITVLVKGYFIRRMIHNPIKKLNDATKEVANLNLEYRVEINSSDELGNLAKSFNNMTAQIREESLELEKTQAQLIMAEKMASMGELSAMVAHEINNPLSGILSYAKVSSRYLERGDNDPEALEAVRKNLAFISEETKRCGNIVKSLLIFSRRGSGDFKEEHLNGIIENSIMVIDHSVKMKELHLVKELGEGDDLIYCDAGGIQQVFVALIVNAIEATPPGGTIMITTDCTTLKESVVVTVSDTGKGIPDTIFPHIFEPFVSTKTKGTGLGLSVVYGIVQQHGGSIDVKTTVGEGAVFTVFLPRNPTAVGNDNT from the coding sequence ATGGTCACCAGGATTAAGCGAATTGCCAATTCTATCGGTGTAAAGTTCTTTATTCTTCTGGTTTTTCTGCTGATAATTGCGTTCGGGGTTATCATATATGTAAACGTTTATTTACTGACCGACCATTTCCGAATTGATGCCGTCAGCAATGCCGTCAAGGTGAGTAATCTGATAAAAAGGGCTACTTACTACAGCATGCTGGAGAACCGCCGTTCCGACTTGACAAATACGATTGTAAATATCGGGAAGGAACAGGAGTTCCGGGGGATCAGGATCTACAACAAGATCGGTGTGATCACCTTTTCAGACAAGCCGGAGGAGGTTGGCAAGGTTGCGGATAAAAGGGCGGAGCAGTGTTATGTTTGTCACGCAGAGGAGCCGGCGAAAGGGGTTGTCCCGACCAAAGACCTGACGAGGACATTCACATCCAGTGACGGATCACGCGTTATGGGACTTATCAGTCCGATTGAGAATTCGCCGGAATGTTTTAATGCAGCCTGTCATGCCCACGCCCCGCAAGACGGTCTGCTGGGGATTCTGGATGTTAAATTGTCTTTGAAGGATGGGGACGGGAGGATTATTGTAACACGTAACAAGATGATCCTCTATTCGGCTTTGCTTATCTTGATTACCGTTTTAGTGAAGGGATATTTCATCCGCAGGATGATCCATAATCCCATTAAAAAACTGAATGACGCGACCAAAGAGGTAGCCAATCTCAACCTTGAATACAGGGTGGAGATAAATTCCAGCGATGAACTAGGCAACTTGGCAAAATCATTTAATAATATGACTGCTCAGATCCGTGAAGAGTCTCTGGAACTCGAGAAAACGCAGGCGCAGTTGATAATGGCGGAGAAGATGGCTTCGATGGGGGAGCTGTCGGCGATGGTTGCCCATGAGATAAACAATCCCCTTTCAGGGATTTTGTCCTACGCCAAGGTTTCGTCCCGGTATCTTGAGCGGGGCGATAATGACCCTGAGGCGTTGGAGGCGGTAAGAAAGAATCTCGCTTTTATCAGCGAGGAGACGAAGCGGTGCGGCAATATTGTCAAGAGCCTGCTGATATTTTCCCGCCGTGGTTCCGGCGATTTTAAGGAAGAGCATTTAAACGGAATCATCGAGAACAGCATTATGGTAATAGACCATAGCGTCAAGATGAAGGAGCTCCATCTGGTCAAGGAATTGGGGGAAGGGGATGATCTGATCTATTGCGATGCCGGGGGCATTCAGCAGGTTTTTGTGGCTCTGATCGTCAACGCTATCGAGGCGACGCCCCCCGGAGGGACGATCATGATAACAACCGACTGCACGACCCTCAAAGAGAGTGTCGTGGTTACTGTTTCCGATACCGGCAAGGGTATCCCCGATACGATTTTCCCCCATATCTTTGAACCGTTTGTCTCGACTAAAACGAAGGGCACCGGGCTGGGTCTTTCAGTTGTTTATGGTATTGTGCAGCAACATGGCGGTTCTATTGACGTTAAAACAACGGTGGGAGAGGGCGCCGTTTTTACCGTCTTTTTGCCCCGGAATCCGACTGCAGTCGGAAATGACAATACATGA
- a CDS encoding sigma-54 dependent transcriptional regulator translates to MKPEEIGILIVDDEASVRDSLYQWFKADGYRVDTADEGATALKRLQETAWDIVLLDIKMPGMDGIELQKRIKEIDNNIVTIIMTAYASVDTAIQGLKDGAFDYITKPIDPDDLSRLIRNAVEKRRLITENIQLRQHIEELLLPEEVVGESQAIKKVMDMVDTVSRTDSTVMVLGESGTGKELIARAIHSRSSRRYFPIIAINCGAYTEGLLESELFGHEKGSFTGAMYRRKGKLEMADKGTLFLDEVGNISEKMQMDLLRVIETKKFTRLGGDKTIDVDFRIICATNKNLEKAIKDGSFREDLYYRLNVFSIVLPTLKERREDIPLIARYFLKQYAQSMNKDVVDFSPQAREAFTGYDWPGNIRELRNAVERAVVVAKGKYIKVDDICFPVPATGAIVSGEVESLEEIERKHILKILNQTKGNIAQAAEILGISRLTLYNKIEKYGFRRDDLNKQYL, encoded by the coding sequence GTGAAACCTGAAGAGATAGGAATATTGATTGTTGACGACGAGGCATCCGTAAGGGACTCCCTTTATCAGTGGTTCAAGGCTGATGGCTACCGGGTGGACACCGCTGATGAAGGGGCAACAGCCTTGAAAAGACTCCAGGAAACCGCTTGGGACATTGTCTTGCTGGATATCAAGATGCCCGGCATGGACGGGATAGAGCTTCAGAAACGCATAAAAGAAATTGATAATAATATCGTAACAATTATCATGACCGCTTACGCCTCCGTTGATACGGCGATCCAGGGTCTGAAAGACGGCGCCTTTGATTACATAACCAAACCGATCGATCCTGATGATCTGAGCCGCCTGATTAGGAACGCTGTCGAAAAAAGAAGACTAATAACGGAGAATATTCAGCTTCGCCAGCACATAGAAGAATTATTGCTGCCGGAGGAAGTCGTGGGAGAGAGCCAGGCAATAAAAAAGGTTATGGATATGGTGGACACAGTCTCCAGAACTGATTCTACCGTTATGGTTCTTGGGGAAAGTGGAACCGGGAAAGAGCTTATCGCCCGGGCAATACACAGCCGCAGTTCCCGCAGATATTTTCCCATTATTGCCATTAACTGCGGCGCTTATACCGAGGGATTGCTGGAAAGCGAGCTGTTTGGCCATGAAAAGGGTTCCTTTACCGGGGCAATGTACAGAAGAAAGGGTAAACTCGAGATGGCCGATAAAGGCACACTGTTTTTAGATGAGGTCGGCAATATCAGCGAAAAGATGCAGATGGATCTTTTGCGTGTGATCGAGACCAAGAAATTCACCAGACTGGGGGGAGACAAGACGATTGACGTCGATTTCCGAATTATTTGTGCGACCAACAAAAATCTGGAGAAGGCCATTAAGGATGGCAGTTTCCGTGAGGATCTCTATTACCGTTTGAATGTATTTTCCATTGTTTTGCCGACGCTGAAGGAACGGAGAGAGGATATCCCGTTAATTGCCAGATATTTTCTGAAGCAGTACGCCCAGTCAATGAACAAGGATGTTGTTGACTTTTCCCCGCAAGCCAGGGAGGCCTTTACCGGATACGATTGGCCGGGAAACATCAGAGAATTGAGAAATGCGGTTGAAAGAGCGGTTGTGGTGGCAAAAGGGAAATATATTAAGGTTGACGACATTTGCTTTCCCGTTCCCGCCACTGGCGCGATAGTTTCAGGAGAGGTGGAATCCCTGGAAGAGATAGAAAGAAAGCACATATTAAAAATTTTAAATCAGACGAAGGGAAATATTGCCCAGGCGGCCGAGATTCTTGGAATCAGTCGGCTTACCCTTTACAATAAAATTGAGAAATACGGTTTTCGGAGAGATGACCTTAATAAACAGTATCTGTGA
- a CDS encoding archaemetzincin — protein MPFIYIVPIELEDHSFLETLEVLISDIFHMRTKRGEFKVNLQEVFDARRSQYNSSLVLQQLIANPPRDAEKILGVLDVDLFIPILTFVFGEAQLGGTGAVVSMQRLHNRFYGMAEDRELTARRLLKEAVHELGHTFGLIHCSQPGCVMNSSTYAENIDQKSSGFCPLCQKGIKKEEPPRAAHRLFTFPWWNKKD, from the coding sequence ATGCCCTTTATTTATATCGTGCCAATTGAGCTTGAAGACCATTCTTTCCTCGAAACGTTGGAAGTGTTGATTTCTGACATTTTTCATATGAGGACAAAGAGGGGCGAATTCAAAGTCAATCTGCAGGAAGTATTTGATGCAAGAAGATCGCAATACAACTCTTCACTGGTGCTTCAGCAACTGATAGCGAATCCTCCCCGCGATGCGGAAAAGATACTGGGGGTTCTCGACGTGGATCTTTTTATCCCCATTCTCACCTTCGTTTTTGGAGAGGCGCAACTGGGGGGAACAGGCGCAGTGGTGTCGATGCAGCGCCTCCATAACCGTTTCTACGGGATGGCTGAAGACAGGGAACTAACGGCCAGACGTCTGCTGAAAGAGGCAGTTCATGAATTGGGGCATACCTTTGGTCTTATCCACTGCTCGCAGCCTGGATGTGTGATGAATTCCTCCACCTATGCCGAGAATATTGATCAGAAGTCATCAGGATTCTGCCCGTTATGTCAGAAGGGCATAAAAAAAGAAGAACCCCCGCGCGCCGCCCACAGGCTGTTCACTTTTCCCTGGTGGAATAAGAAAGATTGA
- a CDS encoding cytochrome b/b6 domain-containing protein, translating into MKKVYLHTFTIRCWHWINAAIIILLTITGIQLRAPGTETLAKSLGIWFPNYTNAVLIHKYAGFALAASFLFWLVYVIISGSYLRHYLFRPSDIPVMIRQARYYVIGLFKGEKNPFVSTPEGKFNPLQKLTYGIVLPFVVLVLIISGVLFSDIFFFRETIEHFGGIRMLDALHVIAAYLCLLNFLVHLYMTTMGHHIFDHIKSMIVGYEEVSEEEE; encoded by the coding sequence ATGAAGAAGGTTTATCTGCATACATTCACCATCCGCTGCTGGCATTGGATTAACGCCGCTATTATCATTCTGCTGACGATTACCGGAATCCAGCTCCGGGCGCCTGGCACTGAGACTCTCGCAAAAAGCCTCGGCATATGGTTTCCCAATTACACTAACGCCGTTTTAATCCATAAATACGCCGGATTTGCGTTGGCTGCATCTTTCCTCTTCTGGCTCGTATATGTTATTATCAGCGGCAGTTACCTACGGCACTACCTCTTTCGTCCATCCGATATACCCGTTATGATAAGACAGGCTCGCTATTATGTGATCGGTTTGTTCAAAGGGGAAAAGAATCCCTTCGTCTCCACACCGGAGGGGAAGTTCAACCCTTTGCAAAAACTCACGTACGGGATAGTCCTGCCGTTTGTCGTTCTTGTCCTGATTATCAGCGGCGTTCTCTTCAGCGACATCTTCTTCTTCAGGGAGACAATAGAACATTTCGGCGGTATCCGTATGTTGGACGCCCTGCACGTTATCGCCGCTTACCTCTGCCTGTTAAACTTTCTTGTCCATCTCTACATGACAACCATGGGACATCATATTTTTGATCATATCAAATCCATGATCGTCGGCTATGAAGAGGTCTCGGAGGAAGAGGAATAA
- a CDS encoding P-loop NTPase has product MKLAIAGKGGVGKTSLTVWLGDYLARQGEEVMLLDADTALSLGQALGLKENDIPIPLIQNKELIKERVGEGFFQINPKVDDLPDKISKQVGNLKFMVMGTIADAGSGCACSPNALVKALLAHLIVENRQWIIVDLEAGVEHLGRGTIEYVDGLIVVSEPSMRGLQTAARISVLARQMGLERQALIINRAPSDFRLPDIPGLPPLTATIPVLSSLTLRQLESSSVLDLEERENLDKVAAKLISALKK; this is encoded by the coding sequence ATGAAGCTTGCGATAGCGGGAAAAGGCGGGGTGGGAAAAACATCCTTAACGGTTTGGCTGGGGGACTATCTGGCCCGCCAGGGGGAAGAGGTTATGCTCCTCGATGCCGACACGGCCCTGTCCCTGGGACAGGCGCTGGGACTGAAGGAAAACGACATACCAATACCGCTGATTCAGAACAAGGAGCTTATAAAAGAGCGGGTCGGCGAGGGCTTCTTCCAGATCAATCCCAAGGTTGACGATCTTCCGGACAAAATTTCCAAACAGGTTGGGAACTTGAAGTTTATGGTCATGGGTACCATTGCCGACGCCGGAAGCGGCTGTGCCTGTTCCCCCAATGCCTTAGTGAAGGCCCTGCTCGCCCATCTGATAGTTGAAAACAGACAGTGGATAATCGTGGATCTGGAGGCGGGCGTTGAACATTTGGGACGTGGAACCATAGAATACGTCGATGGTCTGATTGTGGTGAGCGAACCGAGCATGAGGGGTCTGCAGACAGCGGCCCGGATCAGCGTTCTGGCAAGACAAATGGGGCTGGAACGTCAGGCGCTTATCATAAATCGGGCGCCTTCAGATTTCCGACTTCCAGATATTCCGGGACTCCCGCCGCTTACCGCAACGATACCGGTGCTTTCCTCCCTCACCTTGCGGCAATTGGAGTCATCCTCGGTGCTCGATCTCGAGGAAAGGGAAAATCTGGATAAAGTTGCGGCTAAGCTTATTTCGGCCCTAAAAAAATGA
- a CDS encoding ABC transporter substrate-binding protein: protein MAGRYFRWFTAGLIFAFLVGGVSPAFAVKVGIVLPLTGAESKFGEIEKRSFEMALEEINKAGGIKGEKLEFVIADDTGNPDVGRTVVERLIARDKVVMVGGGYSSSVTYAIAKACQQKRMPFLVNTGAADNITASNWDYIYRLNPPVSEYTGALESLLTEVIKPRTVAILHENTLFGNSGAASFEAACKRLGFKVVLKEGYDALGIDFKPLLSKVKQLNPDVVYMISYIMDASLLMNQSKELKITPKMFIGGAAGFTMQEFKNNTGNVVCMLISAAPWHQSLKYPGAMDYFNKFKGKYKTDTEYHGAEAYAATYVIADVLKRAKSYRNEDIKKALSATDMMTAFGPVKFISYGKMKNQNKVPTYVVQWINGKLELVWPANIATKKLVYPVDWLNTWRY from the coding sequence ATGGCTGGGCGTTATTTCCGTTGGTTTACTGCAGGGTTGATCTTTGCGTTTCTGGTGGGTGGCGTTTCCCCGGCTTTTGCCGTCAAGGTGGGGATAGTTCTGCCTCTTACCGGGGCAGAGTCTAAATTTGGTGAGATTGAGAAAAGATCTTTTGAAATGGCGCTGGAGGAGATAAACAAAGCCGGCGGCATCAAGGGGGAAAAGCTGGAGTTTGTCATTGCTGACGATACCGGAAACCCTGACGTAGGCCGCACTGTTGTGGAAAGATTGATTGCCAGAGACAAGGTGGTTATGGTTGGCGGCGGCTACAGCAGTTCTGTCACCTATGCAATCGCCAAGGCCTGCCAGCAAAAAAGGATGCCCTTCCTGGTCAACACCGGCGCCGCTGATAACATTACGGCCTCCAATTGGGACTATATCTACCGCCTCAATCCTCCGGTAAGTGAATACACCGGGGCGCTCGAATCGCTTTTGACGGAGGTGATAAAACCCCGGACGGTTGCCATTCTTCATGAGAACACCCTTTTCGGAAACTCGGGCGCCGCTTCTTTTGAGGCTGCCTGTAAGAGATTGGGTTTTAAGGTTGTCCTCAAAGAGGGTTACGATGCCCTGGGGATCGATTTTAAGCCGCTTTTGTCGAAGGTGAAGCAGCTTAATCCGGATGTCGTTTATATGATCTCCTACATCATGGATGCCTCTTTGCTCATGAACCAGTCCAAGGAATTGAAAATCACGCCGAAGATGTTCATCGGGGGGGCTGCCGGTTTTACGATGCAGGAATTCAAGAACAACACCGGGAATGTCGTCTGTATGCTTATCTCCGCCGCTCCTTGGCATCAGTCGCTGAAATATCCCGGCGCTATGGACTATTTTAACAAGTTCAAGGGAAAATACAAAACCGATACGGAATACCACGGTGCGGAGGCTTATGCCGCGACATACGTCATCGCCGATGTATTGAAGCGCGCCAAATCATACCGCAATGAAGATATTAAAAAAGCCTTGTCCGCGACGGACATGATGACCGCATTTGGCCCTGTAAAGTTCATATCTTATGGCAAAATGAAAAATCAGAACAAGGTGCCGACCTATGTTGTGCAGTGGATAAATGGCAAACTTGAACTTGTTTGGCCTGCCAATATTGCGACCAAAAAGTTAGTTTATCCTGTGGATTGGCTTAATACCTGGAGATATTAG